The Chitinophagales bacterium genome has a segment encoding these proteins:
- a CDS encoding DUF3592 domain-containing protein, which produces MEKLPAMKFTKLFSIFLFLGAIFLLSIAYRSWTKNKKTQIFKKALDQKGITVKGQIIGFTNRPTRSVQHPGGKPTIYNKTDYWMQIAYHEKDTVNRFQVSFEDMLNDTDSSVLKTTPTQTHQYFTFDVPISRFDREKYKLNDYVTLKYLPDNPELAVLVQSNGKYLLTNYNFLMYLFSILGIIALIISVFYWLGYKI; this is translated from the coding sequence ATGGAAAAATTACCAGCAATGAAATTCACAAAACTTTTTTCTATCTTTTTATTTTTAGGAGCTATATTCTTGCTATCTATAGCTTATCGTAGTTGGACTAAAAACAAAAAAACACAAATATTTAAAAAAGCATTAGACCAAAAAGGCATCACGGTTAAAGGACAGATTATAGGTTTCACCAATCGTCCAACAAGAAGCGTACAGCATCCTGGAGGAAAACCAACCATTTATAATAAAACAGATTATTGGATGCAGATTGCCTATCACGAAAAAGATACAGTAAATAGATTTCAGGTTTCATTTGAAGACATGCTTAATGATACAGATTCAAGTGTATTGAAAACAACACCAACTCAAACACATCAATACTTTACATTTGATGTACCTATTAGTCGTTTTGATCGTGAAAAATATAAGTTAAATGACTATGTTACTTTAAAGTATCTTCCAGACAATCCTGAACTTGCAGTCCTTGTTCAGTCAAATGGAAAATATCTGCTTACAAATTATAATTTTTTAATGTATTTATTTAGTATTTTGGGAATCATAGCATTGATTATAAGTGTTTTTTATTGGCTGGGTTATAAGATATAA
- a CDS encoding aspartate aminotransferase family protein: MNLRQLFLQHIAPTSPNPLALQISKAQGVYLYDENNKAYLDLIAGISVSNVGHCHPKVVQAIQEQAASYMHTLVYGEMIMSPQVQLAKYICDLLPNSLNSVYFTNSGAEATEGAMKLAKRYTGKTEIISCYKSYHGSTQGALSILGDEYFKQAFRPLVPDCNQITYNNFKDIDKITTKTAAVFIELVQAEAGVIVGDTAWINALRNKCNETGTLLVFDEIQTGCGRTGSMFRLDAIGVVPDILLLAKGLGGGMPIGCFIANKKLMDSFTNNPVLGHITTFGGNAVCCAAALASLKVIVEEKLYQSVDNKNKLFLELLQHYQIQKITHCGLMMAVHLNNFEAVQQVIQYGLNNGLVTDWFLFADNCLRIAPPLIITEDEIKQACTILLAGLNELD; encoded by the coding sequence ATGAATTTACGACAGCTTTTTTTACAACACATTGCACCAACATCACCAAATCCGCTGGCTTTACAAATTAGCAAAGCACAAGGTGTTTATCTCTACGATGAAAACAATAAAGCATACCTCGATTTAATTGCTGGTATTTCCGTAAGCAATGTTGGTCATTGTCATCCAAAAGTGGTTCAAGCGATACAAGAACAAGCAGCGTCGTATATGCATACACTCGTTTATGGCGAAATGATTATGAGTCCACAAGTGCAATTAGCTAAGTACATTTGCGACTTACTACCAAACTCATTAAACAGTGTTTATTTTACCAATAGTGGAGCAGAAGCTACCGAAGGTGCTATGAAATTAGCCAAACGATACACTGGCAAAACAGAAATCATTTCTTGCTACAAATCGTATCACGGAAGTACTCAAGGTGCATTGAGTATTTTAGGCGATGAATATTTTAAACAAGCATTCCGACCATTAGTTCCAGATTGCAATCAAATTACATATAATAATTTTAAGGATATTGATAAAATCACTACAAAAACAGCAGCAGTTTTTATAGAGTTGGTTCAAGCAGAAGCTGGTGTAATTGTTGGTGATACTGCATGGATAAATGCACTACGAAATAAATGTAACGAAACAGGTACACTTTTGGTTTTTGATGAAATACAAACAGGTTGTGGTAGAACTGGTAGTATGTTTCGCTTAGATGCAATTGGCGTTGTTCCAGATATTTTATTGTTGGCAAAAGGATTGGGTGGAGGAATGCCTATTGGTTGTTTTATTGCTAATAAAAAACTAATGGATAGTTTTACCAATAATCCAGTGTTGGGACACATTACAACTTTTGGTGGAAATGCAGTCTGTTGTGCTGCTGCTTTGGCTAGTTTAAAAGTTATTGTAGAAGAAAAATTATATCAATCTGTTGATAATAAAAATAAGTTATTTCTAGAATTGTTACAGCATTATCAAATACAAAAAATTACACATTGTGGTTTGATGATGGCAGTACATTTAAACAATTTTGAAGCAGTACAACAAGTAATTCAATATGGTTTAAATAATGGTTTGGTTACCGATTGGTTTTTATTTGCCGATAATTGCCTACGCATTGCTCCACCATTAATTATTACAGAAGACGAAATTAAACAAGCTTGTACTATACTTTTAGCTGGATTAAATGAATTGGATTAA
- a CDS encoding oligosaccharide flippase family protein gives MNWIKKNINNKNIIWNIIFLLFVNLLVKPFWIFGIDRTVQNQLGETVYGTYFAILNFSYLFQFLLDLGIQNYNVVKIAKGEKTIDNLLPQLLSIKLITAILFFVVSFIIALPLHYTHQKIFYWILINQILLSFIIYFRSNVSANQHFFKDSLLSVLDKLLMIFFVGMLLWFPIIKIPLSINSFVVAQTIAYTITLLVSIIVINQYRKEKILFIDIYQIKPILKQLLPYVFVFFLMSIYYRIDSVMLQQMQSDYDAGIYAQSYRLIDAFNNFAYLIAIILLPFFAKNINNKKTNHKVVLQLSLAMILFTAIVIFITRMYATNIVQLLYHNSDLVYSSNVLSILIINILPIGLLYIFGTYHTARENFKMMLPTLFIATLLNIVLNYIYIPNYGAVGASFATVITQFFVLVIYLWSYFKHKN, from the coding sequence ATGAATTGGATTAAAAAAAATATCAACAATAAAAATATTATTTGGAATATTATTTTTTTACTATTCGTTAATTTATTAGTAAAACCATTCTGGATTTTTGGTATTGACAGAACTGTTCAAAATCAATTAGGCGAAACTGTTTACGGAACTTATTTTGCGATACTCAACTTTTCTTATCTGTTTCAGTTTCTGTTAGATTTAGGCATACAAAACTATAATGTAGTAAAAATTGCCAAAGGTGAAAAAACAATCGACAATCTGTTACCACAATTATTATCTATCAAATTAATTACAGCTATACTTTTTTTCGTAGTAAGTTTTATCATTGCATTGCCATTACATTATACTCATCAAAAAATATTTTATTGGATATTAATTAATCAAATTCTATTGTCTTTTATTATTTATTTTAGAAGTAATGTAAGTGCTAATCAACATTTTTTTAAAGACAGCTTACTTTCTGTTTTAGATAAATTACTCATGATTTTTTTTGTAGGAATGCTATTGTGGTTTCCTATAATAAAAATTCCATTATCTATCAATAGTTTTGTAGTAGCACAAACCATTGCTTATACTATTACATTATTGGTAAGTATCATCGTAATTAATCAATATAGAAAAGAAAAAATATTATTTATAGATATTTATCAAATCAAACCAATACTAAAACAATTGTTGCCTTATGTTTTTGTGTTTTTTTTAATGAGTATTTACTACAGAATAGATAGTGTAATGCTACAACAAATGCAATCAGATTATGATGCTGGAATTTATGCTCAAAGCTATCGACTAATAGATGCATTTAACAATTTTGCTTATCTCATTGCTATAATTTTGTTGCCATTCTTTGCTAAAAATATCAATAATAAAAAAACTAATCATAAAGTTGTATTACAACTGTCTCTTGCTATGATTTTATTTACAGCTATAGTCATTTTTATTACAAGAATGTATGCTACGAATATTGTTCAATTGCTTTATCATAATTCCGATTTAGTGTATTCGTCAAATGTTTTATCAATTTTAATCATCAATATTTTACCTATTGGATTATTATATATTTTTGGAACTTATCATACTGCAAGAGAAAATTTTAAGATGATGTTGCCAACATTATTTATAGCAACACTTTTAAATATTGTGTTGAACTATATCTATATTCCAAATTATGGTGCAGTTGGTGCAAGTTTTGCTACGGTTATTACACAGTTTTTTGTACTAGTAATTTATTTATGGTCGTATTTTAAACATAAGAATTAA
- a CDS encoding PorT family protein, protein MYKYLLSIVFVVLVSFSFAQETVETETTKGISPEVKEKVNKAKDRILLEFTLNQLTNKPKDFKLSALSRGFNAYFLYDVVLGKSQFSIAPGAGIGTENYYHKKNGIAWSSNTQLYDSITSFPRLNDSINVKKSKLGLTYFDIPIEFRYRSKPNKKGASWKVAAGFKVGFLLGSKWKYKGEDLNTGTGEVKFKEFKVDNMNKIRYGTYLRFGYGLINVFANYSISSLFETDKGPQMHPITFGIAITGL, encoded by the coding sequence ATGTATAAATATCTTTTATCAATTGTATTCGTTGTATTAGTAAGCTTTTCTTTTGCTCAAGAAACAGTAGAAACAGAAACAACCAAAGGCATTTCGCCAGAAGTAAAAGAAAAAGTAAATAAAGCAAAAGATAGAATATTGCTAGAGTTTACATTAAATCAATTAACCAACAAACCAAAAGACTTTAAACTAAGTGCTTTATCAAGAGGATTTAATGCTTATTTTTTATACGATGTAGTATTAGGAAAATCGCAGTTTAGTATAGCACCAGGTGCAGGAATTGGCACAGAGAACTATTATCACAAAAAAAATGGAATTGCTTGGTCTAGCAATACACAATTGTATGATTCAATTACTAGTTTTCCTAGATTAAACGACTCTATCAATGTGAAAAAATCTAAGTTAGGATTAACTTATTTCGATATTCCTATTGAATTTAGATATCGTTCTAAGCCAAACAAAAAAGGAGCTTCTTGGAAAGTAGCAGCAGGTTTTAAAGTTGGCTTTTTACTAGGAAGCAAATGGAAATACAAAGGAGAAGACTTAAACACAGGAACTGGCGAAGTTAAATTTAAAGAGTTTAAAGTAGACAACATGAACAAAATTAGATACGGTACTTATCTAAGATTTGGTTATGGCTTAATCAATGTATTTGCCAATTACTCTATTTCTTCTTTATTTGAAACAGACAAAGGACCACAAATGCATCCAATAACATTTGGTATTGCCATAACTGGGTTGTAA
- a CDS encoding undecaprenyl-phosphate glucose phosphotransferase, with the protein MKSRVKKYTSIYILVNTIGDMLILNFGYAIGILLSLNSEYKTILDPKYFTFWLFLNVNYLIAAHFSNTFNIFRNTKFYDLVGALFKLFIIQILLNFAYIVTFKDFFATFKLSRQVIFINFLIAVPLTTFWRFGFIKIARFYRARGHNNRNLMILGASESAQRFREMLEHRLEFGYAFFGYFDDNPKQYPNYVQKEIKGNLEDAKVYIQRNMVEELFIAIPKDENHTIQEFIELAEDNLTRVKIIPDFSGYLPTSFNKVDIDYYGSVPVLTIREEPLESFINQIIKRVFDIVFSISFLFVFTLFIFPIVALLIKLGSKGPVLFKQKRSGVRNQAFTVYKFRTMYVNDESDTKQATKGDSRVTPIGKILRKYNIDEMPQFYNVLLGDMSIVGPRPHMLKHTEEYSKIVDKFMVRHLIKPGITGLAQVSGYRGETKDPKDMENRVLKDVEYLESWSLKLDIEIIFKTIFSTFGDKNAY; encoded by the coding sequence ATGAAGAGTCGTGTAAAAAAATACACTAGCATCTATATCCTAGTAAACACCATTGGCGATATGCTTATTCTCAACTTTGGCTATGCTATTGGTATTTTGTTGAGTTTAAATTCTGAGTATAAAACAATTTTAGATCCAAAATATTTTACTTTTTGGCTGTTTTTAAATGTCAATTACTTAATTGCAGCCCATTTTTCTAATACATTTAACATTTTTAGAAATACTAAGTTCTATGATTTAGTTGGTGCTTTATTCAAGCTATTTATTATTCAAATTTTATTGAACTTTGCTTATATCGTAACCTTTAAAGACTTTTTTGCTACTTTTAAATTATCTAGACAAGTAATTTTTATTAACTTTTTAATTGCAGTTCCGCTAACTACTTTTTGGCGATTTGGCTTTATTAAAATTGCTAGATTTTATAGAGCAAGAGGTCATAATAATAGAAACTTGATGATACTTGGTGCTTCTGAAAGTGCTCAGCGATTTAGAGAAATGCTAGAACATCGTTTAGAATTTGGTTATGCTTTTTTTGGTTATTTTGATGATAATCCAAAACAATATCCAAACTATGTACAAAAAGAAATTAAAGGCAACCTAGAAGATGCTAAAGTATACATTCAAAGAAATATGGTAGAAGAATTGTTTATTGCCATTCCTAAAGATGAAAATCATACGATTCAAGAATTTATTGAGTTGGCAGAAGACAATTTAACCAGAGTTAAAATTATTCCAGACTTTAGTGGTTATTTACCTACTTCTTTTAATAAAGTAGATATTGATTACTATGGAAGTGTTCCTGTTTTAACCATTAGAGAAGAACCATTAGAAAGCTTTATCAATCAAATTATAAAAAGAGTATTTGATATTGTTTTTTCTATTTCGTTTTTATTCGTTTTTACACTTTTTATTTTTCCGATAGTTGCTTTATTGATTAAGTTAGGTTCTAAAGGACCAGTTTTATTTAAACAAAAACGGTCTGGCGTAAGAAATCAAGCATTTACAGTATATAAGTTTAGAACAATGTATGTTAATGATGAGTCAGATACTAAACAAGCAACTAAAGGCGATTCTAGAGTTACACCAATAGGTAAAATTCTTAGAAAATATAATATAGACGAAATGCCACAATTCTATAATGTATTATTAGGAGACATGTCTATTGTAGGACCAAGACCACATATGTTGAAACATACCGAAGAATACTCAAAAATAGTAGATAAGTTTATGGTGCGTCATTTAATTAAACCAGGAATTACAGGATTGGCACAAGTGAGTGGATATAGAGGCGAAACCAAAGACCCAAAAGACATGGAAAATAGAGTATTGAAAGATGTAGAATATTTAGAATCTTGGTCGTTAAAATTAGATATAGAGATTATTTTTAAAACTATATTTAGTACCTTTGGTGATAAAAATGCATATTAA
- the recA gene encoding recombinase RecA yields the protein MAAKENNENKLKALQLTLDKLDKQFGKGTVMKLGDSNVIEAEVISTGSLGLDLALGIGGLPRGRIVEIYGPESSGKTTIAIHAIAEAQKQGGICAFIDAEHAFDKKYAESLGVDTDNLYITQPDDGEQALEIAEQLIRSAAIDLLVVDSVAALTPRSEIEGEMGDSKMGLHARLMSQAMRKLTASISKTSCCCIFINQLREKIGVMFGNPETTTGGNALKFYASIRLDIRRIGAIKDKESNVIGNNTRVKVVKNKLAPPFRTAEFDIFFGKGISREAEVIDIGADLGIVQKSGSWFSYDDQKLGQGKDTVKQILLDNPELKEEIEAKIVERLKDNA from the coding sequence ATGGCAGCGAAAGAAAACAACGAGAATAAATTAAAAGCACTACAACTTACATTAGACAAGCTAGACAAACAATTTGGCAAAGGAACAGTAATGAAATTAGGCGATAGCAATGTTATTGAAGCAGAAGTAATTTCTACTGGTTCATTAGGATTAGACTTAGCATTAGGCATTGGTGGACTACCAAGAGGTAGAATTGTAGAAATATATGGTCCAGAATCTTCTGGTAAAACAACAATTGCAATACATGCTATTGCAGAAGCTCAAAAACAAGGAGGTATTTGTGCTTTTATTGATGCAGAGCATGCTTTTGATAAAAAATATGCAGAATCATTAGGCGTAGATACAGATAATTTATACATCACTCAACCAGATGATGGTGAGCAAGCACTAGAAATTGCAGAGCAGTTAATTCGTTCTGCTGCTATTGACTTATTAGTTGTCGATTCTGTGGCGGCACTTACTCCAAGAAGTGAAATAGAAGGAGAAATGGGCGACAGTAAAATGGGTTTACATGCACGATTAATGTCTCAAGCTATGAGAAAGTTAACAGCATCAATTAGTAAAACCAGTTGTTGTTGTATTTTCATCAATCAATTAAGAGAAAAAATTGGTGTAATGTTTGGCAATCCAGAAACGACTACTGGTGGAAATGCCTTGAAATTTTATGCTTCTATTCGTTTAGATATAAGAAGAATTGGTGCTATAAAAGATAAAGAAAGCAATGTAATTGGTAATAATACAAGAGTTAAAGTAGTAAAAAATAAATTAGCACCACCTTTTAGAACAGCAGAATTTGATATTTTCTTCGGAAAAGGTATTTCTAGAGAAGCAGAAGTAATTGACATAGGTGCAGATTTAGGTATTGTACAAAAAAGTGGTTCTTGGTTTAGCTATGATGATCAGAAATTAGGTCAAGGCAAAGACACCGTTAAGCAAATACTATTAGACAATCCTGAATTGAAAGAAGAAATAGAAGCTAAAATAGTGGAGCGATTAAAAGATAATGCTTAG
- a CDS encoding DUF1801 domain-containing protein, which translates to MIASVDEYLEKGCFRCKLGGTPDCKVHTWTEELKLLRAIALETELTETIKWSIPCYTYKGKNVLCIAAFKNFCSISFFKGVLLKDSKKLLVKAGENTQANRLLKVTTVDEILKIRATIKAYINEAIALEKNGQQVEFKKTKENIPVELAEMFKVDKKLETAFYALTPGKQRGYLLYFNEPKQSKTKVARIEKSIEKILNNEGLHDQYKNCK; encoded by the coding sequence ATGATAGCTTCTGTTGATGAATATTTAGAAAAAGGTTGTTTTAGATGTAAACTTGGAGGAACGCCAGATTGTAAAGTACATACTTGGACAGAAGAGTTAAAGTTGTTAAGAGCCATAGCACTAGAAACAGAATTAACAGAAACTATAAAATGGAGTATTCCTTGTTATACTTACAAAGGAAAAAATGTATTGTGTATTGCTGCCTTTAAAAACTTTTGTTCCATTAGTTTTTTTAAAGGAGTGCTTTTAAAAGATTCAAAAAAGTTGTTGGTAAAAGCTGGCGAAAACACTCAAGCCAATAGACTTTTAAAAGTTACTACTGTAGATGAAATTCTTAAAATACGAGCAACGATTAAAGCATATATTAATGAAGCAATTGCTTTAGAAAAAAACGGACAACAAGTTGAGTTTAAAAAAACAAAAGAAAATATTCCAGTAGAATTAGCAGAAATGTTTAAAGTAGATAAAAAACTAGAAACTGCTTTTTATGCATTAACACCAGGAAAACAAAGAGGATACTTATTGTACTTTAACGAACCCAAGCAAAGTAAAACCAAAGTTGCTAGAATAGAAAAAAGTATAGAAAAAATACTTAATAATGAAGGACTACACGACCAATATAAAAATTGTAAGTAA
- a CDS encoding exopolyphosphatase: MKFGAIDIGSNAVRLIFINVIQTENGPVFIKDAMYRVALRLGEESFQYGFFTKKKMQQIVTTMQAYQHLINVHQPVSIMACATSAMRDASNNKEVVALVKAKTGINIEVISGQKEASLVLHNHVEKFGLNENKNYLYIDVGGGSTELVLISRGKTITKKSFNIGTIRLNVEDVKTKDWNNLQNWLKSIKKEYNKIKGIGVGGNINAVLNTFTNAIEKKVSYETVKSSYKTLSKMSQEEKMATYNFKPDRADVIVPALQIFKFIMKELNIKNLIVPKVGLGDGMVHLLYDDYKKNRKHNK; encoded by the coding sequence ATGAAATTTGGAGCAATTGACATAGGTTCTAATGCAGTAAGATTAATATTTATTAATGTAATACAAACAGAAAACGGTCCAGTTTTTATTAAAGATGCCATGTATAGAGTAGCACTTCGTTTAGGCGAAGAATCTTTTCAATATGGTTTTTTTACTAAAAAGAAAATGCAACAAATTGTAACCACCATGCAAGCATATCAGCATTTAATTAATGTGCATCAACCAGTAAGTATAATGGCTTGTGCTACTTCTGCTATGCGAGATGCATCAAACAACAAAGAAGTAGTTGCTTTGGTAAAAGCTAAAACAGGTATTAATATTGAAGTGATAAGCGGACAAAAAGAAGCTTCTTTAGTACTACACAATCATGTAGAAAAATTTGGACTTAATGAAAACAAAAACTATTTGTACATAGATGTTGGTGGAGGAAGCACAGAGTTAGTTTTAATAAGCAGAGGAAAAACAATTACCAAAAAATCTTTTAATATCGGTACAATACGATTAAATGTAGAAGATGTTAAAACTAAAGATTGGAACAATTTACAAAATTGGTTAAAATCTATAAAAAAAGAGTATAATAAAATAAAAGGCATAGGTGTTGGCGGAAATATAAATGCAGTACTCAATACTTTTACAAATGCCATTGAAAAAAAGGTGTCTTACGAAACAGTCAAATCTTCTTATAAAACATTGAGTAAAATGTCGCAAGAAGAAAAAATGGCAACTTATAATTTTAAACCAGACAGAGCAGATGTAATTGTACCTGCACTACAAATTTTTAAATTCATTATGAAAGAACTCAACATTAAAAACCTAATTGTACCAAAAGTAGGTCTAGGCGATGGAATGGTACACTTACTGTATGATGACTATAAGAAAAACCGAAAACACAATAAATAG
- a CDS encoding TIGR02757 family protein yields MVNQTIIDLLNFYHDKYNNINFIDDDPISVPHRFTKKQDIEIAGFFAAILAWGNRKTIIKNANRIITMMDNQPYDFIVNHTTKDLKPMQDLVHRTFNATDLLYLIASLKEIYIQNNSLEKLFSNKTIQQGLIDFHNTIFSYEPISERTRKHIASPIKKSTCKRLNMYLRWMVRQDNNGVDFGIWKTIDAANLLCPLDVHVENYARQLNLIARKQKDWLTVVELSDNLKQICPTDPIKYDYALFGMGIEKVVL; encoded by the coding sequence ATGGTAAATCAAACAATAATAGATTTATTAAACTTTTATCATGATAAATACAACAATATTAATTTTATTGATGATGACCCAATAAGTGTTCCACATCGTTTTACAAAGAAACAAGACATAGAAATTGCTGGATTTTTTGCTGCTATTTTAGCTTGGGGAAATCGGAAAACAATTATTAAAAATGCCAATCGTATAATTACGATGATGGACAATCAACCGTATGATTTTATCGTTAATCACACAACAAAGGATTTAAAACCAATGCAAGATCTCGTACATCGTACATTTAATGCAACAGATTTATTATATTTAATTGCTTCATTAAAAGAAATATATATTCAAAACAATAGTTTAGAAAAACTCTTTTCTAATAAAACCATTCAACAAGGATTGATAGATTTTCACAATACTATTTTTTCGTATGAACCAATAAGCGAAAGAACTAGAAAACACATCGCATCACCAATAAAAAAATCTACTTGTAAACGATTAAATATGTATTTGCGATGGATGGTAAGACAAGACAATAATGGTGTTGATTTTGGTATTTGGAAAACTATTGATGCAGCAAATTTGTTATGTCCTTTAGATGTGCATGTAGAAAATTATGCACGACAATTAAATTTAATTGCAAGAAAACAAAAAGATTGGTTGACTGTTGTAGAATTAAGTGATAACTTAAAGCAGATTTGTCCAACAGATCCAATAAAATACGATTATGCTTTGTTTGGCATGGGAATAGAAAAAGTAGTTTTATAA
- a CDS encoding PrsW family intramembrane metalloprotease translates to MSLFLIALAIFPGLAIAYYTYKKDLYEKEPIIYLFFAFLLGVFSIIPTMIGYGFFDSILPLPKEKTFIQHFIYAFIIVAITEETAKFIFLRFFFFRRREFDEAYDGIVYAVFIGMGFATFENIMYVAEGGVAVGLLRIFTAVPAHAIFGVTMGFHLGLAKFEQNPIIRTKLMTKAWLYPVALHGAYDFCLMQNTIPFLGLLAMYALYKSIKGAKQLMHQTATKSPFNPSNQIDNTTDEERKIW, encoded by the coding sequence ATGAGTTTGTTTTTAATTGCATTAGCTATTTTTCCTGGATTAGCCATTGCGTATTACACCTATAAAAAAGATCTTTACGAAAAAGAACCAATTATATATTTATTTTTCGCTTTCTTACTAGGCGTATTTAGTATCATTCCTACAATGATTGGTTATGGTTTTTTCGACTCTATTTTGCCATTACCAAAAGAAAAAACATTTATACAACATTTTATCTATGCTTTTATAATTGTTGCCATTACAGAAGAAACTGCTAAGTTTATTTTCTTAAGATTTTTCTTTTTTCGTAGAAGAGAATTTGACGAAGCTTATGATGGTATTGTTTACGCAGTATTTATAGGAATGGGTTTTGCTACCTTTGAAAATATCATGTATGTAGCAGAAGGTGGCGTTGCTGTTGGCTTGCTACGCATATTTACGGCAGTTCCTGCACATGCTATTTTTGGTGTAACTATGGGTTTCCATTTAGGATTGGCAAAGTTTGAACAAAATCCAATTATTAGAACTAAATTAATGACTAAAGCATGGTTGTATCCTGTGGCTTTACATGGTGCTTACGATTTTTGTTTAATGCAAAATACCATTCCATTTTTAGGTTTGTTAGCCATGTATGCTTTATATAAAAGTATAAAAGGAGCTAAACAATTGATGCATCAAACTGCCACAAAATCTCCATTTAATCCAAGCAATCAAATAGATAATACTACAGATGAAGAACGAAAAATATGGTAA
- a CDS encoding DUF1015 domain-containing protein: protein MINIKPFKGLRPQKELVAQIACKPYDVLNTEEAKAEAKDNPYSFLRISKPEINFDNGIDMYADEVYQKGKAIFQSFIEKTWLQQDEKPSYYIYAQTMNGRKQIGLVAASSIDDYFDDKIKKHELTLPKKENDRIKHMKTQLAQPGMVFLTYKSVEAIDALINNYIATHEKENDFIDSQEVQHELWVIDDSTTIEQLTQLFKETVPLSYIADGHHRSAASAKVGQLLREENPNHNGTESYNYFLSCLFPSNQLQILDYNRLVKGLNGYSVEDFLQKLSENFDIVNKGTLYKPEQVHEFSIFIGGAWFALKAKSHTYDDADSIACLDVTVMSKYILEPILNITNQRTDDRIDFVGGIRGLQTLQDQVENGDFQLAIALYPVSIEQLMNIADSGEIMPPKSTWFEPKLKTGLVVNLLQ from the coding sequence ATGATAAATATTAAACCTTTTAAAGGATTAAGACCTCAAAAAGAACTCGTAGCACAAATTGCTTGTAAACCATATGATGTTTTAAATACCGAAGAAGCTAAAGCAGAAGCAAAAGACAATCCGTATTCTTTTTTAAGAATTTCTAAGCCAGAAATCAATTTTGATAATGGTATAGATATGTATGCCGATGAAGTTTATCAAAAAGGAAAGGCAATTTTTCAATCATTCATAGAGAAAACTTGGCTACAACAAGATGAAAAACCAAGTTATTACATCTATGCACAAACGATGAATGGCAGAAAGCAAATTGGTTTGGTCGCAGCTTCTTCTATTGATGATTATTTTGACGATAAAATAAAAAAACACGAGCTAACATTGCCTAAAAAAGAGAACGACAGAATCAAACACATGAAAACGCAGTTGGCTCAACCTGGAATGGTTTTCTTAACTTATAAATCTGTGGAGGCAATTGATGCATTGATAAATAACTATATTGCTACACACGAAAAAGAAAATGATTTTATAGATAGCCAAGAAGTTCAACATGAATTATGGGTGATTGATGATAGCACTACAATAGAACAATTAACACAATTATTTAAAGAAACCGTTCCTTTATCGTATATTGCCGATGGACATCATCGTTCTGCTGCTTCAGCTAAAGTAGGGCAACTTTTAAGAGAAGAAAATCCAAATCATAATGGAACAGAAAGCTATAACTATTTCTTGTCCTGTCTCTTTCCGAGTAATCAATTACAAATATTAGATTACAATCGCTTAGTAAAAGGTTTAAATGGTTATTCCGTAGAAGATTTTTTACAAAAATTATCAGAAAATTTTGATATTGTTAATAAAGGAACTTTATACAAACCAGAACAAGTACACGAATTTTCTATTTTTATAGGTGGAGCATGGTTTGCATTAAAAGCTAAATCGCACACTTACGATGATGCTGATTCAATTGCTTGTTTAGATGTTACAGTGATGAGTAAATACATCTTAGAACCAATTTTAAATATCACCAACCAAAGAACAGATGATAGAATAGATTTTGTAGGAGGCATTAGAGGTTTACAAACACTACAAGATCAAGTAGAAAATGGCGATTTCCAATTAGCAATAGCACTATATCCAGTAAGTATTGAGCAACTTATGAATATTGCAGACAGTGGAGAAATTATGCCACCAAAATCAACATGGTTCGAACCAAAACTAAAAACAGGTTTAGTAGTTAATTTATTACAATAA